The nucleotide window GCGAAATGATCCTCGCACGCGCCGCACTCCGATGGTGGGATCGGTCTGACACCAACCCCGTCGATCTCAACTACAGGATCGCCATCGCTTGATAACCTTCACCGATCAACTGACGACAAACGGGTTTTTCAACACGCCCCAAGGTCCGGGCCACCCCTGCGCGCCACCTTTTGGGCCACAATTCTACGGCATTCGTAAGTATGCTGCGACTGGGACTATGTCAAATCACTTTGCGCACTAACCGACCATCCCTACCCCATCCCTACCCACACCGTCTTGGTTTGCGTGTAGTCGTGGAGGGCGGCGGCGCCGAGGTCGCGGCCGTAGCCGCTGTGCTTGTAGCCGCCGAAGGGCGCGGCGGCATCGTAGAGGTTGATCGTGTTGACCCAGACTGTGCCGGCTTTCGCGGCGGCGGCGAAACGGTGCGCTTTGCCGATGTCGCGGGTCCAGACCGCGGCGGCCAGGCCATAGGGGGAATCGTTGGCGATTGATGCGGCGGCTTCGTCGTCGTCGAAGGTGATGACCGCGAGGACCGGGCCGAAGATTTCCTCGCGGGCGATGCGCATGTCGTTGGTGACTTTGTCGAAGATGGTCGGCTCAACGAAATAGCCGGGATTGCCCGCGACACGTTTGCCGCCCATGACGAGTGAGGCGTTGTCCTCTTTGCCCGCGTTGATATAGCCGAGGACTTTTTTCATCTGCGTTTCGGAGACGAGTGCGCCCATGCGGCACTTGGGATCGAACGGGTCGCCGGGGGTGAATCGTGATGCCTTGGCGAGGACTTTCTCCATGAGTTCATCGTGGACCTTGCGATGGACGACCAGACGCGACCCGGCGGCGCAGACTTCGCCTTTGCCGTAGAAGATGCCGTTGAGCGTGCCGCGCATGGCGGCGTCGAGATCGGCATCGGCGAAGACGACATTGGCCGATTTGCCGCCCAATTCGAGCGTGACGCGCTTGAGCGTGTCGGCGGCGCGTCGGGCGATCTCACGTCCGACTTCAGTGGAGCCGGTGAAACTGATTTTGTCGACCTGCGGATGCTCGACCAACGCGCGTCCGGCGGTCGGACCGTAGCCGGGGACGATATTGAGCACGCCGGGCGGAAGTCCGACTTCGCGTGCGATGTCGGCGAATTCGAGCGCGGTCAATGGGGTTTGCTCGGCGGGCTTGAGGACGACGGTGTTGCCGCAGGCGAGCGCCGGGGCGACTTTCCACGAGACCATGAGCAGCGGAAAATTCCAGGGGATGATCGCCCCGACCACGCCGATCGGCTCGCGGCGTGTGTAGACGAAGTCGCCGCCCGCCACCGGGATGGTCTCGCCGTGGATCTTGTCGCACCAGCCCGCATAGTAACGGAACACATCGACTGCCTGCTTCAGGTCGATCTGCGCTTCGAAGATCGGCTTGCCGTTGTTGAGGGTCTCCAGTCGCGTGATTGTCTCGGCGCGCTCCTGCAATTTGTCGGCGATTGTCCAGAGCAGCCGTCCGCGTTTGGCGGCCGACATCGCGGGCCAGTCGCCGGAGTCGAAGGCGCGCCGCGCTGCTTGTACGGAGACATCGATATCGGCAGCGTCGGCTTCGGCGACATCGGCCAGTGGTTCGGCATTGATCGGGCAGATCAGTTTGATGCGTTTGCCCGACTCCGCGCCGGTCCATTCGTTGTTGATGAACAAGTCGGTGAAGCGGGGTTTCGTTTCGATGGCGGCGGTGGTCACGTTTGCGGCTCCCTGAGTTTCACTCTGTGTACGGTAAGTGAGCCAAAAGCAGATTCCTCACCCCCTCCGTCCCGCGCCGGAGGCGCGGGCCGCGGGGGATTCGGAATGACATTGGTGGTTTTCTTTTCATCAAATTGATGGCCCAGCGCCGCGGATCTTCAGACCCGCGCCTTCGGGCGCCTCACCGCAGGCAATCACGGCCCTAAAGGGCCGTGGCACCAATAGCACACTACCACGCACCACTATTGCGCGCCCGAGAACTGCGCGACGCGCTTCTCGACATAGGCGGTCAGCCCTTCGCGCGCGTCCTTCGACATGAACAACTGCTGCTGCAGTTCGCGTTCGATGGCCAGTCCCTCGGAGAAGGGCACCTCGCAGCCGGAGCAGACCGAGCGCTTGATGCGTCCGACCGCGCGCGATGCCTTGGCGGGCGGCACGAACTGGCGCGCGTAGGCGTAGACCTCGTCCATGAATCCTTCGCGCGAGAAGATGTCGGTGATAATCCCCATCTCCTGCGCTTCCTCGAATGTGAAGGTGCGTCCGGTGCACATCAATTCGATGGCGCGCGACTTGCCGACGACGCGTCCGAGACGCTGGGTGCCGCCGGTGCCGGGCAGTACACCGAGCGTGACTTCGGGCAGGCCGATCTTGCCGGCGTCATGGCGGGCGATGCGGATGTCGGTCGCCAGCGCGATCTCCAGCCCGCCGCCGACGGTGTGGCCATTGAGCGCGCCGATCACGAGCTTGGGGGTCTGCTCAAAGCGGTTGAGGGTCTCGTTGGCGTGCAGGCAGAAGTAATATTTGAATTCGGGATCGGCCTCGCTGAGCATCTTGATGTTCGCGCCCGCGGAGAAAAACTTTTCGCCGTCGCCGGTCAGGACGATCACGTGAACGTTTTTGTCGAAGCGCGCCTGCAGGATGGCCTCGTCCAACTGCCGCATCATCTCGTAGGTGTAGGTGTTGGCAGGCGGATCGACCATGGTGATGGTGGCGATCCCCTCTTTGACATCGTAGCGGATCAACTCCTTGCTCATTGCGGCCTCCTGGGACATCGTCAGAGTTTGTGTTTGCGACATAATCCGTAATTTATTGTGCCCCAATCACAAAAGTCAACACGCGGCCCCGCTGCGGCATTGGCCGGACGCTGCTAAAGGGATCAAGGGACCGGACTTGGCGATTCGGTGCGTATAATACCGGGGGGTTACTTCGGGCATTGCTACCATGCGACAGTTTACGCGCGGCACACTCCTCGGGATCGGTCTGACGCTGGCGCTGGCGGCATCGGCGGCGGCGCAGGTGACGGTTCGCATTTCGGATGCGGCGATCCAGCCCGGGGAAGAGTTCGCGCTCGATGTGACGATGGAGAATGACGTTTACGTCGGCGGCTGGCAGATGGTGTTTCGCTGGAGCAGCGATGTGATCCGCTGCGATTCGGTCGTCGTCGATTCCAATTCATTCGATGCGCGTTTCTATACGGACGTCGCGCCCATCGACTATGCCGGACGCGTAACGATACTGGCGTTGCTTCCGCCGTTCACGTTTCCATTACCGGAAATCCCGCCCGGGGACCATTCGATGGGGCGGCTGTACTTCTCCAGCCAAAGCGGGAGTTTCAATCAAAATGTGTTTGTCGACAGTGCGATTGTCGAACTGGTGCCTGGTTTTTACTTGCAGAGCAATCTCTCGACGCCCGACGGGCTCCTGCTGTATCCGGTGATCATACCCGGTGTCATCACAATCGGCAATCCCGGGCCGGTCGTGATCGCGGTTTCGCCGTCTGAACTGAGCTTTCGAGGGGAATTCGGCGGATTTGATCCCGATGCGCAGATACTCAACATCACATCGCCCAGCGGGGTCGATTTCAACTGGACGGCGCAGTGGTCTGGCAATTGGCTGGATGTGCTGCCGTCACTGGGCAAGACACCCGCTTTGCCATCGGTCGCCGCCAGCGTGTTTGCGCTGCCGATCGGAGCGTACGCCGACACGATCTGGATTTCATCGCCGTTAGCGGTGAATTCGCCCGTGCCGGTTCCGGTCACGCTGGAGGTCGATTCGGCGGCTCCACCGCCGCCGCCGTCCGGATTTGCGCTCATGCAGAATCGCCCGAATCCGTTCGTGACGTATCACGATCCCGATACGGAGATTCGCTTTTCACTGGAGCAGACCGACAATGTCTCGATCGTCATCTATGACATGCTCGGGCAGCGAATACGGACTCTCTACTCACGCTCGGGGCTGTCGGCGAACGACTACGTGGCCCGTTGGGATGGGCGCAACGATCACGGGCAGCAGGTGGCATCGGGGCATTACTTCTATCGCATGGTGACATCGCGCGGGTCGGTGACCAAGCGGATGACGGTGATCAAGTAGACAGTGGGAGATTGCTGCTCCTCGCACGAGCGAAACAGGGGTCAGCCCAAGGGCTGACCCGCACAGCTTAGCGTCGGGGACACCCATCGCTTCGCTCCCCTCGCGTCCGCTCGGGACAAGCAGGACAAGCGGCACGCCGTGCCCCTACTGATTTGATTGAAAAGCAGATTCTTCGTCCTTCTCCCGCACTTCGTGCGGGATCAGTCTTCAGAATGACTGACTGGGCTGTGCTTCTGGATTGGAGTGCGGGTCAGCCCAAGGGCTGACCCGCACTGGTAATTTGTTTGGCGGGCTTGCGTGGGACGTGCTACAGCGGTTGGCGGCCTTTGTAGCCGGCGTCGATCTCGTGCCAGTGCGTGATCGACTTCTCCCCCAGCTTCCAGCAGAGAAAGACTTCGCGTCCGTCCCGCATGTGGGGGAAGTCGACTAAGCCATTGAGGTCCTTGATGACGATCCCGTTTTTCTCGAGGGTTCCGAGCAGTGCGGCGATGGATTCGGATCGTCCCAGCAGTTCGCTGCCCTTGCGACTGCCGCCGTTGCCGCCCGAGGATTCGTGAAGGGCATCGAGTTCATCGGCATCCTCGCCGAGATCATCGCGAATGGCGTTAACGCGTTCGAACACCGACAGCACCTGCGGGAGCAGGTCGTTGGCTTCCTGCAGGGAGAAGTGGCGGTCGAATTGAGGCATCGCAAGAGTGGAGCGCGTCTTTAGCGCTCCGGTTCCGAATGTACTACGAATCATCCCCGTCGGGAACCATCTTCCCGGGATTGAGGATGCCATTGGGGTCGAAGGCGTGCTTGAGGCGTCGCATCAGCGCCAGCTCGACGGGAGACATTGCGATCGGCATGTAGCGTTTTTGGACCCAGCCGATGCCGTGCTCCCCGGAGATGGCGCCGCCCATCGCGACCACGCGTTCGAAGAGTTCGGTAATGGCGCCCGGCAGTCGTTCGTCCCACTCCTGGTCGCTGAGGTCGCGTTTGAGGATGTTGACGTGCAGGTTGCCGTCACCGGCGTGGCCGTAGGTGATCGCAAAGAGTTTGTGACGGCCGCAGACGTCGCGGACGACACGCACCAGTTCGGGCAGCCGCGCGCGCGGAACAACCGTGTCTTCTTCTTTGTAGATTGAGACGGACTTGACCGCTTCGCCGATGCCGCGCCGCATCATCCAGAGTTCATCCATGCGGGCGCGATCCTCAGCCAATAAGACATCGCGGGCCCCGGCGTTCAGGCAAATCTCGCCGACCGCTTCCGCCTCTTGCTGAAGCAGCGCCATGTCATTGCCGTCGAGTTCGATCAGCAGGTGCGCTTCGGCATCGGACTGGGGGAATGACTTGCCGAACTTCGCTTCGGCGCAGCGGACGGCCGCGCCTTCGAGATATTCGGCGGCCGAGGGCATCAGCCGGTCCATGAAGATTTGTGTCAATGCCGTGGCGGCGGCCTCGCCGTCGTCGAAAGGCGCGACCAGCATGACACGATGCTTCGGCAGGGGGATCAGCTTGAGCGTGATCTCGGTGACAATTGCCAGCGTTCCCTCGGAGCCGACCAGGAGCTGGGCGAGATTATAGCCGGTCACGTTCTTGAGCAACTTGCCGCCCCAGCGAATCAGCTCGCCATCGGGAAGCACGGCTTTGACGCCGATGACATAGTCCTTGGTGACGCCGTATTTGAGCGCGCGCGGGCCGCCGGCGCACTCAGCGACATTGCCGCCGATAAAGCATGAACCCCGGCTGGCCGGATCGGGCGGATAGAACAGCCCCTTCGCTTCGACCGCCTCCTGCAAGACTTGTGTGATGACTCCGGGTTCGACGACGGCCGCGAGGTTGTTGGTGTCGATTTCGATCAGCTTCTTCATCCGATCCAGCGACAGCGACACACCGCCGTGCACCGGCAAGGCGCCGCCGGACAGGCCGGTGCCGGCGCCGCGCGGCGTGACCGGAATCCGCCGCTCGTTGCAGTGGCGCATGATCGACTGAATCTGATCGGCCGATTCGGGGCGCAAGACGACGTCCGGAGGAAAACACAGGTCTTCGGTTTCATCGGCGCCATAGATGCGGCGGTCGGTTTCGTCGGTGATGACGAATGCAGCGCCGCATACCTCCCGGAACACGGCCAGATCGTCGTCAAGAAGCCGATTGAATTGTGGCATCAGACGATACCGAATCGGTACGAGCAGTGGGTGCCGGCTTAGACCAGATGGAAGTCGCCGTGCTTTTGGATGTGCGCGACCAAGCCGCCGTCGGCGAGGATTTCGGTCATGATCGGCGGCAGCGGTTCGAAGGTTCGTTCGAAGCCGCTGGTGCGGTCAACCAACCGTCCGGCGCCGAAATCGATCTGGAGGTCGTCGCCTTCGTTGATTCCGGATGTGTCGACTTCGATCACCGGCAGGCCGACATTAATCGCAT belongs to Candidatus Zixiibacteriota bacterium and includes:
- a CDS encoding aldehyde dehydrogenase family protein, with amino-acid sequence MTTAAIETKPRFTDLFINNEWTGAESGKRIKLICPINAEPLADVAEADAADIDVSVQAARRAFDSGDWPAMSAAKRGRLLWTIADKLQERAETITRLETLNNGKPIFEAQIDLKQAVDVFRYYAGWCDKIHGETIPVAGGDFVYTRREPIGVVGAIIPWNFPLLMVSWKVAPALACGNTVVLKPAEQTPLTALEFADIAREVGLPPGVLNIVPGYGPTAGRALVEHPQVDKISFTGSTEVGREIARRAADTLKRVTLELGGKSANVVFADADLDAAMRGTLNGIFYGKGEVCAAGSRLVVHRKVHDELMEKVLAKASRFTPGDPFDPKCRMGALVSETQMKKVLGYINAGKEDNASLVMGGKRVAGNPGYFVEPTIFDKVTNDMRIAREEIFGPVLAVITFDDDEAAASIANDSPYGLAAAVWTRDIGKAHRFAAAAKAGTVWVNTINLYDAAAPFGGYKHSGYGRDLGAAALHDYTQTKTVWVGMG
- a CDS encoding enoyl-CoA hydratase/isomerase family protein; amino-acid sequence: MSKELIRYDVKEGIATITMVDPPANTYTYEMMRQLDEAILQARFDKNVHVIVLTGDGEKFFSAGANIKMLSEADPEFKYYFCLHANETLNRFEQTPKLVIGALNGHTVGGGLEIALATDIRIARHDAGKIGLPEVTLGVLPGTGGTQRLGRVVGKSRAIELMCTGRTFTFEEAQEMGIITDIFSREGFMDEVYAYARQFVPPAKASRAVGRIKRSVCSGCEVPFSEGLAIERELQQQLFMSKDAREGLTAYVEKRVAQFSGAQ
- a CDS encoding FlgD immunoglobulin-like domain containing protein — translated: MRQFTRGTLLGIGLTLALAASAAAQVTVRISDAAIQPGEEFALDVTMENDVYVGGWQMVFRWSSDVIRCDSVVVDSNSFDARFYTDVAPIDYAGRVTILALLPPFTFPLPEIPPGDHSMGRLYFSSQSGSFNQNVFVDSAIVELVPGFYLQSNLSTPDGLLLYPVIIPGVITIGNPGPVVIAVSPSELSFRGEFGGFDPDAQILNITSPSGVDFNWTAQWSGNWLDVLPSLGKTPALPSVAASVFALPIGAYADTIWISSPLAVNSPVPVPVTLEVDSAAPPPPPSGFALMQNRPNPFVTYHDPDTEIRFSLEQTDNVSIVIYDMLGQRIRTLYSRSGLSANDYVARWDGRNDHGQQVASGHYFYRMVTSRGSVTKRMTVIK
- a CDS encoding DUF2203 domain-containing protein, which translates into the protein MIRSTFGTGALKTRSTLAMPQFDRHFSLQEANDLLPQVLSVFERVNAIRDDLGEDADELDALHESSGGNGGSRKGSELLGRSESIAALLGTLEKNGIVIKDLNGLVDFPHMRDGREVFLCWKLGEKSITHWHEIDAGYKGRQPL
- a CDS encoding FAD-linked oxidase C-terminal domain-containing protein, which produces MPQFNRLLDDDLAVFREVCGAAFVITDETDRRIYGADETEDLCFPPDVVLRPESADQIQSIMRHCNERRIPVTPRGAGTGLSGGALPVHGGVSLSLDRMKKLIEIDTNNLAAVVEPGVITQVLQEAVEAKGLFYPPDPASRGSCFIGGNVAECAGGPRALKYGVTKDYVIGVKAVLPDGELIRWGGKLLKNVTGYNLAQLLVGSEGTLAIVTEITLKLIPLPKHRVMLVAPFDDGEAAATALTQIFMDRLMPSAAEYLEGAAVRCAEAKFGKSFPQSDAEAHLLIELDGNDMALLQQEAEAVGEICLNAGARDVLLAEDRARMDELWMMRRGIGEAVKSVSIYKEEDTVVPRARLPELVRVVRDVCGRHKLFAITYGHAGDGNLHVNILKRDLSDQEWDERLPGAITELFERVVAMGGAISGEHGIGWVQKRYMPIAMSPVELALMRRLKHAFDPNGILNPGKMVPDGDDS